GTCATTACATTATGCCACCAGATAATATCAGCTTCAATAATCTCACCGCTTCTGGGATCTACTACTGAAGGCCCCATTGCATTTGATTTAGGAGAAGCAGCATAGGTGATCACAGAATATCTTACATCATCAATATCAAAATCCTCATCTTTCTCATCCGGCATTTTTGCAATAACCGCATTTTTAAAACCTGCCTGTTCGAAAGCAGCCTGCCAGTCATACACTCCTGCGATGATCTTTTCACGCCATTGTTTTGGAGTAGCAGGGTCTATATAATAAACGATCTGTTTCTTCGGCTCTACCAGCTCCCCTCTCAGATATTTTTCTTTGTCTTCGTCTTTCGGCTCCAGATTCCATCTGGTAATGAAGAATTTCTCATCCATCTTCTGCTGACGGTCATTGAACGCCCAGTGCTTTTCACTGAAAAACCCTACTCTCTGATCAGAGATTCTTGGTTTCATAGGTACTTTGGAAAGCAGTACAAGATTGGTAGTTACTCCAAGGGTTACAGGAAGATCTACTCCACCTTCATTCACAGAAGTAGTCAGTTGAGATTTGACAACAATATTTTTAGGAAAGGTCTTCACTCCTTCAACATAGGAAAGGCTTGACTTCACAGATCCTCCCAGACCTACATTGGCAAGAACATCATTAAAGCTTTTCTGATTTCCATCAAATACTTTGTTTACTTTAATTGCGACTGCTGTAGAGTCACTGTTCTGCGCTTCAATATCAAAAACCTCAATTACAGATTCTGAAAAGTTATCTTTTACAGATTTTGTAATGGCATCATTTTTAGGAGATGATACTTTTACATCCGAAGTTTTCACCCAAACTTTTTTGGCTACGTTATCACGGTGAAAAGAAATGATCTTATTCTCATAGTTCATCCCTTTGTTCAAACCAGCCTCATTTACCTGCATCGGTACCTGAGAAAGTTTATTAACCACCAAAAACTGGCGTCCCATCAAGCTGTCCGGAATTTCAAAATAAACATCTGTTTTCACCTGAATCGTATTAAAAAGTCCTTTTTTATAAGTTCCTTTTTTGATCAGGTCTTCAATTTTTTTTGTTTTCTTTGATGATGATGATGCTTCAGTCTTATCAGCTTTGTCTTTATTAACTTTTACTGTATCTTTTTTCTGAGCCATTACTGCAGGTGAAGCTATAGCCAGTCCTAAATACAGTGCAAGTCTGTAATTCTTCATTAAAATAGTCCGATTCATTCCAAATAGTAAATATCTTAGTTTCAGCCAGCAAAGCTATAGGTATAGTGAATTATTATATAATATTAGGGAGTGAGAGGTTGATTTTCGGGAGTGAATGGATTTTTATTTTCACTTTAATAATGGTAAAAAACATATAAAATATTCACCATCTACAGATATATTAAGAGAATTAATCCTAAAATATTCATAAATTTGATTCAAATAATCAATCCCAAACTTTTCTCCTTCTACCTGCTCGGTCTTTGGCTGCCATGTATTCTTTACTACAATCCCGTCTTCATTCACTATAATAACAATCTCCAAAGGTTGATCTATGGTTGCTATATTGTGTTTTATCGCATTTTCTGTTACAATCTGAAGCGACAAATAAGGAATTCTTTTTTCTAAACTTTTCTCATCATTAATAATTAATTCAAAATTCAATTCTTCGTCAAATCTGCTTTTCAGCAGCTCCATATATTTCTGAATAAAACTGATTTCCTGTGAAACCTGAACAATATTCTCTTTTGGAGGTACAATAAGATACCTATAAATCTTAGAGAGATTCATGGTAAATTTCTGTGCATTCTCTTTACTGATACCGATAAGCATATAAAGAGAATTAAGAGAATTGAAAAGAAAATGCGGATTGATATTATTCTTAAGCTGCTGAAGCTGATTGATCACTTCCGCTTTATGCATTTTCTCATTCTCTATCAATAGTAAGTTCTTTTCAGACTGTATTTTTTCTTTTTCCCGGTAGGCAATATTGGCAGCTCTTTGAAACAGGATAAAAACAGCTACTATGAGAAGCAAGGCCGCCAGAAATATAAAAGTGGTATAGGCTTTTACTTTATATACATTTTCATCAATAATGAAATTAACATGATTGACGACGGTATATCCTTCAAAGTTGTCTGTCCGCAATGGTTTTATAAAGCGGGTAACCTCTACCCCCAGATATTCCGAAATGGCAATATTTTGAGTATATCCGGATTTAACTTTACTGCACAGAGTATCTTTAGGCTTAATGTCTGTAAACTGAAAGATATTTTTTCCCAGATATTTCTTCTCAGGATGGGTAATACAAATACCTTCTTTGGTAAAAACATAAGCATAGGTATTGGAAGTCTTATCTACATTGATAAAATACTGATGGAGGTCATCAAGACTTACCGTAGAACCATAATACAGAACATTCTTATCTGGCATGGACAGAGAGTCATAGCTCATCCAGAACATACTGTCTTTACGAGTGATCAAAAGATCTTTGAAGTGTCCGGATCCATTATTTTTCAATGGAATAGATTTTTCTGTGCTATCCGTTTTTTTGAAAATATCGGACAAAGGACTGTTACTCACAGATCTCCCCGTAGCACTGTTATCATAATAATACCAACTGTAAGGTAAAAGGTTTCTTTTTTTATTAAGGTCATTTAAAACGGAAGAATAATCCTTATAATTTTTCAGGCCGTCTTTCTGAATCAGAGCACGTAGAAGATATTGATACTCCTCAATATTTCTGAACTCATTTTCTATGGATTCATATTTACGGTAGAAGGTTCTTTTTGCAAAATCTTCTGTATTTTTCCTGCTGTCCCGGGTTATTAAAAAACTTAATACAGCAAATGCTACCACAGCAATTAAGCAGGCAGACAAGGCGGCAATATAAATGGATTTTTGAGATAAGGTGTGTTTAAAATTAATACTCAATTCTTTCTAAAATAATATTTTCTTACAGGTAATCTGTTCGTTTGCAAAATTATAACAAAGGTTTCAGGACCATAAAGTGAATTATTTTATAATTAGTATCATTGATATAAATCATCTTTGGAAAATCAGAAATATTCCAGTAAAATTTGCTAAAACATTGATTAATAGATGAAAATGATTAGTGTTTGAAATCTGAAGTACAGAATACAAAAAGAATAATTTTCTATATATATTTCGTAGAAAATATAAGGAGCCAAACAAATGTTAAATCTTAAAATTAGTTAATATAATTATTCAATCGGCAGATTCAGCTCTTTATATTTTGAAAATTAATTATCTTCGCTTCAAATCTTATTTGAAAATGAAGAAGATCATCTCCGGGATATCTATTTTTTGTGCTATCATCATCTCTGCTCAAGAGAATATTCAGTTTCAGGAACTGCCATTCAAGGATATTATCGCAAAAGCCAAAAAGGAAAAGAAATTGGTCTTTATCGACGCCTATACTTCATGGTGTGGTCCCTGTAAAATGATGGAGAAAAATGTTTTCAATCAGAAATCTGTCAGCAATTATTATAATACCAACTTCATCAATGCAAGGTTTGATATGGAAAAAGGGGAAGGCCGTGAGATCGCTGCTAAATTTGGCGTACGTTCTTATCCTACTTACCTTTTCCTGAATGGCGAAGGAGAACTTGTTTCCAGAAATACAGGTTACATGGAAGAAAGTATGTTTGTAGCAATGGCTCAGGATATCAATTCACCAGGAAATCAAAAAGGCTCTCTGAAAGAACGTTTTGCCAATGGAGAAAAAAATCCGGAGTTTCTGATTAACATCATAAAACTCAACGCCAATTCAGACTATGACTTTGCCAAAAAAGCTTCTGAAAGATATTTTCAAAACAAAAAGAAAACTGAAGAACTTTCAAAAGATGACATCGGATTTCTACTTTACTTTATAAAATCATCTGAAGATAACAATTACAGCGTCTTCACCTCCAGAAAAGCAGAAATTGTAAAATATCTGCCTGAAGAAACTTATAATGAATTTGATGCTCAATTAAAATTAGCTAAAGTGGTGGAACAATCTATTGATGATAAAAACAAAAGAATCAATGATGATTACTTCCTAAAAATAGCTGAACCATTGGTAGGTAAACAAGCTGCAATTACAAAACTTAATCAGACTAAACTCAGCTATTATGAACAGAATGCCAATTTCCCTGAGTACGAAAAAGCGGCAGTAGATTATTACAAAAATGCTGAAGGATTCGATCCGAATGAACTCTTAAGAGCTGCCTGGGTATTTGCAGATCATGTGAAAACTGTATCTTCACTGAAAAAGGCAACAGAATGGGCAGAAAAATCTGTAATGACGGGAGAAACTTCAGAAAACACCTACATACTTGCCAAGCTTTATTATCTAACAGGTAATAATGAACCGGCAAAAAGCTATGCTGAGATGTCTAAGAATATGGCTGCTCAGGCCAATAAAGATTCTAAATTAGCAGAAGATTTATTAAGTCAGATAAAATAAACATAACATACCGAATGAAATATAAATTAATAGCGGGCATTTTAGCATTCCTGTCAGCAGGAACCCTGAGCGCCCAGGAACAGGAACAAGCGCAGGATAAAAGTTTATATATAAAAGGAAATGCTTTATTTATTCCTCTGGGAGTTTTAAATGTTGGTTTAGAAAAACAACTAAGCTCGAAATATACTCTTCAGGGAGACATTCTCATCTCACCATGGAAATCTTTTGCAGGGCATGAAATGCAAATTTATTCTATTTCTGTGGAGGGAAGATATTATTTTAAAGAAGCGTTTAAACATTGGTATATAGGAGCCAATATAGGAGCTTCAGCTTATAAGCTTCAAAAATGGAGTTATTGGAATGATAGAGCCGGCGAAAATTGGAATGGAGAAATTCTTATAAACTCCAATCTCTATCAAAAAGGATATTCTGTAACACTGGGAATCACCGGAGGATATCAATTTCAGTTGTCTGACCGTCTAAATCTTGATATCTATGCGACAGTAGGTACCTCTCAAGATTTTTATAAAGGATATGACAGAACAACTGGCAGACGTTATGATTCTGCTGATAAATTTAATAAAAGCGGCGAAATCATCCCATACAGAGGAGGTGTAATGATATCCTATAAACTTAAATAGCATAATGAAACCATTCGGAAAAAACCATATTATTATTTCAGTGATCACATTTGTGATTCTTTTTTTAATGAACTACATCGGGAATGATCTTCCGGATAAACTGCAAAGAGCTTTATTAACTGCTTTTGCAGGGGTTATAGGACTTACTGTAGGTTTGTTTATTATCAACAAAGGAAAAAATGATAAAAGTCCACCGCAGAACTTTGATTAATCAATCGTTGCTGGAGGATTAAATTTTAAGGGTTGAAAACTGGAAAACACAAGCCGGACACTCCTGTCAACTATTACAAAATAGAATTGCCTAAAAAAGAATAAAAAAATAAAGTACAGCTCAACACTGTACTTTATTTTTATTTTATCCATTTTATCGGCTTCATTAAAACCATAATTTTTATTTCAGAACTCAGATGAATTAATCTTCATAAACAATATATTGAGTTCTGATCTTTTCGAAACTTTCAAGATCTTTTTTCCATGAAGCTTTAATTTCCGGAATTGATTTTCCGGCAATGATCTGTTTTCTCAACTCATCAGTTCCGGATAAGGTATCGAACCAAAGGTTTTTCAGGAAGAAATCCAATTGAGGGTTTTTATAATTCTTATAGGCTTTGATTACCCATTCAAGGTTTAGCTCTCTTAAATTTTTAGGATAATTGGCAAGATTTTCCCCATAACACAATTTCCCGTTCAGGAAAGGATCTTTTGCCCCATAGCTTGGCTTAGGTGTAAACTGATAAGGCAGACTTTCCGTCCATGGGGATCCATAAATCTGGAAGGGTAAATCTGTTCCTCTCCCTACAGAAACCTGCGTTCCCTCAAAAAAGCACAGACTTGGATATAAATTGATTGCTTTATCATTGGGTAAATTAGGAGAAGGTTTGTCCAATATCGGATACCGCTGTTTCTTGTGATAATTCTTCATAGGAATAAGAGTGTACTTAGCCTGAACACCATTTTTAAGCCATCTTTCACCATTCACCATTTTTCCATACTCGCCTATAGTAAGCCCATATACCACAGGTACTTCATGCATCCCTACAAAGCTTGTCCATTTTTTTCGTAATACCGGCCCATCAGTATACCCATCGTGCGGATTTGGGCGGTCCAGTACCATTACCTCAACGTTATTTTCGGCACCTGCTTCCATTAGATAAGTCAGCGTAGAGATATACGTATAAAATCTTACACCTACATCCTGAATATCAAAAACTACAAGGTCAATTCCTTCCAATTGTTCTGGCTTTGGTTTTTTATTACTGGCATATAAAGAAATAATGGGAATTCCCGTTTTCACATCTACTCCATTCTTAACTTTTGCTCCTGCATCAGCATCTCCTCTGAAACCATGTTCCGGTGCAAAAATAGCTTTTATCTTCACTCCTTTTTTCACCAGAAAATCCACCAGATGTGTTCTGTCATTCATTAAACCGGTCTGATTGGTTACTACCCCAATTGTTTTACCTTTTAATAATGGTAAATATACATCAGGTTGATCAGCTCCGGTTTTAAAATCCGGTTGAACTTGAGTTTGAGAATAATATTGGTTGAATACTCCTAAAAAAATTAGGCAAATCAGAAGTAAATTTTTAATTTTGAAATCTAAATTCATAAGCTTGAAATTTCCTTTATATTTCTCTAGAAAAATAGCATTTTCCAAAGATAACAAAAATAACCTTTCAAGGGTTATCATCTTCATTGGCAGGCTTTCTGTAGCTTTGGGGATCATTGTCTCCTTAATTACCGTAGCCACAGGTTTTGGTTCCAAAAAAGCTATTAAAGAGAGACTTGCAGATTTCAGCGGGCATATCACTATAAGATCCACACGGTCGAATTCATCTTACAATACTTCTGTTCTGGATAATCAGGGGCTGAATATTGCAAAAATAAAAGAACTTCCTGATGTGGAAAGTATCCAAAAGTATGCAACAGTTACGGGAATTATGCGTAATGAGCATAATTTTGCAGGAATTATCTTTAAAGGAATCGGAAAGGATTTTGATAGCTTACGGTTCAAGAAATTTCTTATTGCCGGAACGACTCCAAAAGTAACGGAAAAGGGATTCAATAATGATGTTACCATTTCTCAAAAAACTGCCAACGATCTTCACCTAAAAGTAAACGACAGCATTGTTACTGTATTTTCAAAAGCTGACCAAAAGCCTATCTATCGTAAATTCAGAGTTCTTGGAATCTACAGAACGGACATAAAAATGATTGATGATCAATTTGTTATCGGCGGAATCAATCATGTGAGAAAAATTCAGGATATGAAGTCTGATGAGATTGGTGGAATAGATATTTTCTTCAAAAACGTAAATGATATCGACAAAGATTTTCCTGAAATAGAAAAGCTGATCGGTTACAAGAACTATGCTGAAAAAGCGACAGAAAAATTCCCTCAGATCACCGACTGGATTAGTATTTTTGACACCAATATTGCTCTGATTATTATCATAATGCTGATTGTAGTCGTCATTAATATTATTATGGTTCTTCTGATCCTTATTATTGAAAGAACAAATTCTATCGGTTTGCTAAAAACATTAGGAGCCAGCAATTCACAGATCAGAGCAACCTTCATCAATTATACCCTGATTATTATGATACCAGGATTGTTGTACGGAAATGCTATAGGACTAGGCCTTATTTTGATTCAAAAATTCTTTGGAATTATAAAACTTAACCCGGAAAATTATTATGTAAGTACTGTTCCGGTAGACCTTAATCCTATTGCTATTATCTCTATCTCTGTAGGAATTCTGATTATTTCAGGATTAGCATTGATTATTCCTAGTTATCTGATCAGTAAGATTTCTCCGGTGAAGGCTATAAAATACAACTAACCGGATAATTGATAATTGATAATTGATAATTGATAATTGATAATTGAAAGTTATGGATCTCTTTTGAATTGTTTCAGTCTTGGTTATCTATTATCATGATCTTCCCACAGCGCAAATAATTTAAAAGCATTATCTTTGCACTGCTTATAAAACATTTATGAAATACGCAAAAAATATTCTTGAAACTATAGGTAATACACCACTGGTAAAACTTAACAAGGTACTTGGAGAAGATTTCCCGGCATTAGTTTTGGCAAAAGTAGAAACATTCAATCCCGGAAATTCCGTGAAGGACAGAATGGCTCTTAAAATGATAGAAGATGCTGAAAAAGACGGCAGATTAAAACCTGGAGGCACCATCATTGAGGGAACTTCCGGAAATACAGGAATGGGATTGGCACTTGCTGCGATCATCAAAGGCTACAAATGTATTTTTGTAACCAATTCCAAGCAGTCAAAAGAGAAATGTGATATTCTTCGTGCTGTAGGAGCTGAAGTAATTGTATGCCCTACAGATGTGAAACCTACAGATCCGCGTTCTTATTATTCAGTTTCCAAAAGACTGGCAAAAGAAACAGAAAACGGATGGTATGTAAACCAATATGACAACTTATCCAACAGAACAGCCCATTACGAATCAACAGCTCCTGAAATCTGGGAACAGACAGAAGGAAAGCTGACTCACTTTGTAGCGGGAGCAGGAACAGGAGGTACAGTTACAGGATGTGGAACTTTCTTTAAAGAAAAGAATCCAAACATCAAAGTAATCGGAGTGGATACCTATGGTTCTATCCTGAAGGAATTCCATGAAACTGGAGAACTTCATTATGATCATGCCTATACTTATATTACAGAAGGAATTGGGGAAGATATTATTCCTGAGAACTATGATATGGCTGTCATCGACCATTTTGAAAAAGTTACAGATAAAGATGGTGCTGTGTATGCCAGAAAACTGGCTAAAGAAGAAGGTATTTTCTGTGGATATTCTGCAGGGAGTGCAATTGCGTCATTGATCCAGATGAAAGATCAGTTCACGAAAGATGATGTTATAGTTGTTTTACTTCACGACCACGGCTCCAGATATGTAGGAAAAATCTACAATGACGAGTGGATGAAGGAAATGGGCTGGCTGGAAGAAAACAAAGAAGGCTAAATAGTACTGAAAAGCGGATAAAACAAATCAAATGATTGATAAACCCGCTGATAGATAAAAAAACCGGAGCAAAGTTATTTTGCTCCGGTTTTTTATAGTTTGATATTTTCTTTACACGTTTTCTTGAGTAAACTATATTCTTTTTCAC
This genomic window from Chryseobacterium sp. MEBOG06 contains:
- a CDS encoding PLP-dependent cysteine synthase family protein, coding for MKYAKNILETIGNTPLVKLNKVLGEDFPALVLAKVETFNPGNSVKDRMALKMIEDAEKDGRLKPGGTIIEGTSGNTGMGLALAAIIKGYKCIFVTNSKQSKEKCDILRAVGAEVIVCPTDVKPTDPRSYYSVSKRLAKETENGWYVNQYDNLSNRTAHYESTAPEIWEQTEGKLTHFVAGAGTGGTVTGCGTFFKEKNPNIKVIGVDTYGSILKEFHETGELHYDHAYTYITEGIGEDIIPENYDMAVIDHFEKVTDKDGAVYARKLAKEEGIFCGYSAGSAIASLIQMKDQFTKDDVIVVLLHDHGSRYVGKIYNDEWMKEMGWLEENKEG
- a CDS encoding histidine kinase, with product MSINFKHTLSQKSIYIAALSACLIAVVAFAVLSFLITRDSRKNTEDFAKRTFYRKYESIENEFRNIEEYQYLLRALIQKDGLKNYKDYSSVLNDLNKKRNLLPYSWYYYDNSATGRSVSNSPLSDIFKKTDSTEKSIPLKNNGSGHFKDLLITRKDSMFWMSYDSLSMPDKNVLYYGSTVSLDDLHQYFINVDKTSNTYAYVFTKEGICITHPEKKYLGKNIFQFTDIKPKDTLCSKVKSGYTQNIAISEYLGVEVTRFIKPLRTDNFEGYTVVNHVNFIIDENVYKVKAYTTFIFLAALLLIVAVFILFQRAANIAYREKEKIQSEKNLLLIENEKMHKAEVINQLQQLKNNINPHFLFNSLNSLYMLIGISKENAQKFTMNLSKIYRYLIVPPKENIVQVSQEISFIQKYMELLKSRFDEELNFELIINDEKSLEKRIPYLSLQIVTENAIKHNIATIDQPLEIVIIVNEDGIVVKNTWQPKTEQVEGEKFGIDYLNQIYEYFRINSLNISVDGEYFICFLPLLK
- a CDS encoding exo-beta-N-acetylmuramidase NamZ domain-containing protein, translated to MNLDFKIKNLLLICLIFLGVFNQYYSQTQVQPDFKTGADQPDVYLPLLKGKTIGVVTNQTGLMNDRTHLVDFLVKKGVKIKAIFAPEHGFRGDADAGAKVKNGVDVKTGIPIISLYASNKKPKPEQLEGIDLVVFDIQDVGVRFYTYISTLTYLMEAGAENNVEVMVLDRPNPHDGYTDGPVLRKKWTSFVGMHEVPVVYGLTIGEYGKMVNGERWLKNGVQAKYTLIPMKNYHKKQRYPILDKPSPNLPNDKAINLYPSLCFFEGTQVSVGRGTDLPFQIYGSPWTESLPYQFTPKPSYGAKDPFLNGKLCYGENLANYPKNLRELNLEWVIKAYKNYKNPQLDFFLKNLWFDTLSGTDELRKQIIAGKSIPEIKASWKKDLESFEKIRTQYIVYED
- a CDS encoding DUF3575 domain-containing protein; the encoded protein is MKYKLIAGILAFLSAGTLSAQEQEQAQDKSLYIKGNALFIPLGVLNVGLEKQLSSKYTLQGDILISPWKSFAGHEMQIYSISVEGRYYFKEAFKHWYIGANIGASAYKLQKWSYWNDRAGENWNGEILINSNLYQKGYSVTLGITGGYQFQLSDRLNLDIYATVGTSQDFYKGYDRTTGRRYDSADKFNKSGEIIPYRGGVMISYKLK
- a CDS encoding ABC transporter permease, whose product is MKFPLYFSRKIAFSKDNKNNLSRVIIFIGRLSVALGIIVSLITVATGFGSKKAIKERLADFSGHITIRSTRSNSSYNTSVLDNQGLNIAKIKELPDVESIQKYATVTGIMRNEHNFAGIIFKGIGKDFDSLRFKKFLIAGTTPKVTEKGFNNDVTISQKTANDLHLKVNDSIVTVFSKADQKPIYRKFRVLGIYRTDIKMIDDQFVIGGINHVRKIQDMKSDEIGGIDIFFKNVNDIDKDFPEIEKLIGYKNYAEKATEKFPQITDWISIFDTNIALIIIIMLIVVVINIIMVLLILIIERTNSIGLLKTLGASNSQIRATFINYTLIIMIPGLLYGNAIGLGLILIQKFFGIIKLNPENYYVSTVPVDLNPIAIISISVGILIISGLALIIPSYLISKISPVKAIKYN
- a CDS encoding thioredoxin family protein is translated as MKKIISGISIFCAIIISAQENIQFQELPFKDIIAKAKKEKKLVFIDAYTSWCGPCKMMEKNVFNQKSVSNYYNTNFINARFDMEKGEGREIAAKFGVRSYPTYLFLNGEGELVSRNTGYMEESMFVAMAQDINSPGNQKGSLKERFANGEKNPEFLINIIKLNANSDYDFAKKASERYFQNKKKTEELSKDDIGFLLYFIKSSEDNNYSVFTSRKAEIVKYLPEETYNEFDAQLKLAKVVEQSIDDKNKRINDDYFLKIAEPLVGKQAAITKLNQTKLSYYEQNANFPEYEKAAVDYYKNAEGFDPNELLRAAWVFADHVKTVSSLKKATEWAEKSVMTGETSENTYILAKLYYLTGNNEPAKSYAEMSKNMAAQANKDSKLAEDLLSQIK